The stretch of DNA ACCGGTTTCCGAGGCGGCGCTGACCTTTGACATTCCGGTGATGATCGCGGTGGCGGTCGCTTGCTTGCCGATCTTTGTTACGGGCTATGCGATCGCACGTTGGGAAGGAGCGCTATTCGTCTTCTACTACATCGCCTACACGACCTACCTGATTCTGGAAGCGGTGGATTCCTCGTGGTCGCACCCGCTGGAAGTGATGATGGTCGGGTTTGTGATTCCGCTGACGGTGATCACGTTGTTGGTGACGACGTTTCGGGCGTTGCGGAAGCGATTCAGAAACAGCCCGCAGCGCGAGCAAGGGAATGCGGATTCAAGCGAATGACGAATGTTTGAATCCCAATGTCTAATGTAAGACGAGCGTCTGCTTTTCTTGGCAGTTCCCGCCGCTTTCCGTCGCTGGCGCTGCGGGCTAGTGTTTTGTCTTTCGCGATGCTTGGTCCGCATAGCGGACCCTACGCCAAGAGCGATTCAAACTTTTGTTTCACCGCGGCGAATTGGTCGTCGGTGAGGACCGGTTTTAGGTCCGCGGCTGGCGGCGGTTCGGGCAGTTTGATCCAGCTTTTGCAGCCGGCGATCTCGGGCGTTTCGACGAAGACCTTCGCTTGCGGCGCGGCGTAAATGCGGACCAGGAAGAGATAGAGGCCCAGCTCGCGATAGTGGAACCGCATCCGCAGGGCGTCGTCCGACAGGATGTGCAGTTCTTCAAGCTCGTCTAGCTTCGTCTCTTGCGTGACGTAGCGAACCTGATCGACCTGGGCCAGCAAGTCGACGGCGAAACGGTTGCCGCCAGAGTGTTTGCCTCCGAGTTGATCCAGGATCTCTTGCCCGGCGTCGTTCAGCTGATCGGGCGATTGATGGAACCGCGTCTGCCAAAACCAGAAAGCGTCATGCTCAGCGCGAAACTGATCGTCGTGCTCTTGGATGCCCCCTTTGCGGAGCAGTACGTATTGTTTGCCTGCGCGAAGCGCCGCGCAGACGACGTCCCATTCTTTGATCGCATAGGGGATGTTGGTTGGGGGCATGGTGAGTTTCTTGTTTTATATAGGGGGTGCCGTTGCCACGTCTGCGTGGCAATGAATGCGTTTGGCAAACGTTGGTTCAATTGTACTACAACGTGTGCCACTGCCGGCTTGTCCAGCAGTGGCACATGGGAAAGAGACTCGATTGGTCCCCTGCCCTTCTCTCCAACTCACATTGCCAACTGCTTTTTCGCCAAACGGCCTAACTCAATGATCGCCTGCTCGACTCGGGCATTCGCTTGAATCGCACAGTTCAGTCGCAGGAAATTGCGGAAGCGATCGCCGGGCGAGAACAACACGCCGGGCGCCACGCTGATGTTTCGCTCCGCCGCCTCTTCAAACAGTTGGACGCTATCAAAGCCGCGGGGGAGTTCGATCCAAAGGACCTGGCCTCCTTGCGGGGCGGTGGCTCGCGTTTCTTCGGGGAAGTGCTCGTAGACGCTTGAAGCCACTATGCGGGTTCGTTCGTGCAGCGTCCGCCGCAAACGGCGCAGATGGAGATCGTAACCGGCCGTTTCCAGGTACTTGGCCGCGGCAGCTTGCATGGCGATCGAACCGGCTGGGTTGATCGCAATTTTCGCTTGAACGAATGCGTCTTGATAGATGCCAGGGGCGCACCAACCAACCCGCAGACCGGGCGAAATCGTTTTGCTGAACGAACTGCAGTAGAGCACAAAACCATCGCGGTCGAACGCTTTGAGCGCCTTGGGCCGCACGCCGGTATCAAAATGCAGTTCGCCAAAAATGTCATCTTCGATCAGCGGCAGTTGATGCTGACACATCACATCGACCAGTCGCTTTTTGGCGTCGTCCGGCATGCGGCAGCCGAGCGGATTGTTGAAGTTGGCGACGACCACGGCGCCTTGGATGCGACCTTCCTGGGCAAGCCGCTCGATCGCATCGACATCGACGCCCACTTCAGGATCGCAAGCGACTTCAATCACGCGAATGCCGGTCGTCTCCAGCTTTTCCAAAATGCCAAAGTAGGAAGGGGATTCGACCGCAACCGTATCGCCAGGGCGCAATGCCGCATGCAGCGCCAGGTAAACCGCTTCGCTGGCCCCGGTGGTGGTGACGATCTCGTCGGGCGAGACTTCGGCCCCGGCGTCGATCATTCGCCGGGCGATCTCGTGCCGCAGCGGCGCGTGCCCGATCGGCACGTCATAGCGATGTCCCATCTCGGGAAATCGCTGCAGCGTTTGCATCAGCAAGCGGTTGATCCGCTGCATCGGCAAGAGCTCGACGTCGGGCACCACGGCGCCCAGTTTGATCACCTCCGGCGATGCGAGGACATCATGCAGGCGCCGCGATAGCCGCGAGACGTTGACCCGCAAAGGGCGGATGTTCGAGCGGGACGCTTTGGGGGGCGGCGGAACGCGGAAAGCCGTATCGCGAACAAAGTAGCCCGATTTGGGTCGTGCTTCTATCAGTCCGCGACTTTCGAGCAAGCGATACGCATGCGTGACCGTTGATAGCGAGACCGACATTTGCCCTCGCATGCGGCGAACCGAAGGAATGCGATCGCCGGGGCGCAAGGTCCCTTGCTCGATCAGGCGGGCGATATGGCTAGCAACCTGGTCATAAAGTCGCCTCTGGTCGGCGTTTGACGGAGATGCGTCGTCAGGCATGACAGTTCCCAGTAAGTCGGACCATGACAGATGAGAAAACATCATCTGTCATGGTAACAAAATGCATTTTGTGCGCCTGTACCCATTGCCAGAAAAGCCGAATACTTAGACATCGTCCCCGAAGTTCCCTTTTGCTGGAGACCCCAAATCATGTTCTGGACGTCCGTTTGCCTGGTTGTTTTCGGTTTCTATTTGTTAATGTGTCTGGCCACGGTCCTTTATTGGGCGGTATTATCGATAAGCGGCGGAGTTCGGCGAAAGCCGGACGCGTCGCTGACGTGTCGCGTTCATAAGGCGTCGCGGCCCGGCGCTCGAGAAGAGACCTGCCAGGCCGAATAGCTTGCGGTCGCCTGCGACGCCTAGTTTCCACCCCATGGATGACGATGGCTAAAGGCTTGCTGGCGGCGATCTTCCGAAAGCGACCAGGCGTCCGCCGGATGTCGGCGTGGAACCTGCGCGAGACGACGACCCTGGTGGCGGTCATCGCGATTCTGGCTGGCATCGAATGGGTCGGCCGGAACGACTCGACCGAACTAAAAGACCTGGCCTTTGCGATCTTGCTAGTAACGACGGTCCGCCTGGTCTTCTCGCGTTACTTTTGCCGTCGGGTACGGTGGGCTTCGTCGCTGTCGCGACAGCTGCGACGGCTGTGGAACCGGATCACTGCGGCCGTGCGGTATGACTGGGGGCTCGACCTACGCCGCTCGCCGGCGATCGATCGCGGGCTGCCGCGACTGTTTCTGATCGCGCCGCTGTTGGCGGTGCTCGCTCTAGCGGTGGCGACGCTCTTCGCCACTTTAAGCGGAGTCACCTTCCGCGAGACCGTGCCGCTGGTCAGCTATCTCGCTTACCTGGCGCCGACGGCGGCGGTATGGGGAGCATTGTTATTGCTGGTGTTTGGGGCGGCCTTCTCGCCAGGCTTTGTGTTGTTTGACGCGCTGCTGGTGTATGGCAAGCGACCAGAGCGGGAGTCGTTTCGCTGGTCGATCGCCTTTGCGTCGGTCGTTGCTGGCGGAGTCTTGGCGCTTACGTTGCTGGCGCCCACCTGGATCGCGACCGCGATTTGGGGTTTTGCGCTGACGCTTAGCTTGGGCGCCAATTGGTTTACGCCGGCTTGGCGGCCTGATTGTTTGTGGCGGAAGTCAGGCAGCGACGTGCGCTCGATGCCGATGTATCTGTTCTTGACGGTGACCGACTTGCTGGTCGGCATGGTTCCAGCGATACCGGTGGCGATTGCTTTGGGAGGCGAAGCGATTGGCCTGCCTTCGCATTTTGAATCGTCGCCGATCAGCACTGGGCTGGGACGCCTGGCGATCTGGTATGGCTCGTTCGCCTATCTCGCTTCGACGCTGTTGATGGAATCGCATTACTTTCTGGCGCGGGTCAGCGATCCTTCGCGGGAAGCGCCGCTACAGCTACATTTCTCCGGCGTCGATCGTCCTCGCCAACGCCGCGAACTGCGACAAGTGGCGCGGCGCAATCGGTGGAAGGTCCGTTTCGCCCCGACGACGCCTGATCGCTTGGACGTGCGACTGCAGATCGCTGAGTCGACTTCCGCGGCGAGCGAGTCAAACGTGATTTGCTTGCACCTGGACGACCTGAAGGCGGAAGAGACGATGGTCCGCATCTTGCGTCGCGATCAGGTGCAAAAGCGGCGGGTATTGGTAAAAGGGATCGAGTTGATCTTCCGCCGCGCGGCGGCTCGTAAGGATCGTGACGGCAGCGGCTATTGGCTGGCGCCGCACTATTGGTTCTTCCCGGGACTGACCCGCGATGTGGTCTCGACCGATGACGCCAATTCCCTCGATGTGATCCCGCCGCTGTATCGCGATGTGATGCCCCGTTCGGTCCGTCATCACTTCTTTGAGATCTGCCAAGCGCTGGGGGTCGACCTGATCTTTGTCGAAGATGGCGTCGACTTCTACGCAGTCCGGCGCGTATTGCGAGTGATGTTTGAGCGGTACGACATTGATGCCGGGCGACGACCGCTGGAAGAAGTCCATTTCTCGGGCCTGCCGAAGGTGCGGGTCCTGATCCACGAGTTCGCGATCGACCAATCGCCGCGCAAGACGAAGTACCCCGAGCCGAGCTACCAGTACCTGGGACGTGCCCGGATCGTGCACATCTACCGCGATCGCGGCGACGACGAAGAAGAAACGCCGACGCCCGAGACGCCGGAGTTTTTGCTGAGCCCCGTCGGCAGCTTCTAGCGACCAAAGCGTAGGGTCCTACGCCAAGACCTCTTTCACCACGCGGGCTGGCTCGACGCCGGTTAGCTTCATGTCGAGCCCTTGGAACTTGACGCTGAAGCGGTGGTGGTCGATGCCGAGCAAGTGGAGCATCGTGGCGTGCAGGTCGCGGACGTGGACGACGTTTTCGACGGCGTTGTAGCCGAGTTCATCGGTCGCGCCGTAGGTGGTTCCCCCTTTGACGGGACCGCCAGCCATCCACATGCTGAAGCCTTTGATGTGGTGGTCGCGGCCGACGCCTCCTTTGCCTTGGAACATCGGCGTCCGGCCAAACTCTCCGCCCCAGACGATCAGCGTATCTTTCAGCATGCCCCGCTGTTTCAGGTCTTGTACCAGAGCATAGGTCGGCTGATCGGTCAGGCCGCAGCAGACGCCCATGAACTTCTTCAGGTCGCCATGGTGGTCCCAGCCGCGGTGATAGAGATGGATGAAGCGAACGCCCCGCTCGGCCAACCGACGGGCGAGCAAGCAGTTTGACGCGAACGAACCATCGCCCGGCGTGGCGCCATACATGTCGAGTACGCTCTGCGGCTCATCCGACATGTCGGTCAGATCCGGCACCGACATTTGCATGCGGTACGCCATTTCGTAGGCCGAAATCCGGGTCGCGATTTCGGGATCTTGCAGTTGATCAAGCCGTTGGCGATTGAGTTGGCCGACGGCGTCGACGATCTGTCGCTGTTGGCCGGCATTGACGCCAGGCGGATTGCGGACATAGCTGACCGGGTCGCCGGTCGAGCTGAACTCGACCCCTTGATAGCGGCTGGGCAAAAAGCCGGCGCCCCATTGTCGCGAGGCGATCGGTTGCGGGTTGCGACCGCCGACGCTACTCAAGACGACGAAGCCTGGCAACTCGTTCGTTTCGCTCCCCAGGCCGTAGTTGATCCACGATCCCATCGAAGGCCGGCCGCTGATTACCGAACCGGTGTTCATGAAGGTGTGGGCCGGGTCGTGATTGATTTGCTCGGTTACCATCGAGCGGACGACGCAGATGTCATCCGCCATCTTGGCGTGCCACGGCAGGAAATCGCTGATCTCGACGCCGCCCTGGCCATACTTCTTGAACTTGGTCATCGCGCCGAGGCATTTCAGCTCTTTGCCTTGTAGCTGAGCGATCGGCTGGCCGGCGGTGTACGATTCGGGCATCGCTTGGCCATCCAAGCGGGTCAGTTCCGGCTTGTTGTCGAAGGTTTCAAACTGCGACGGGCCGCCAGACATGCAGAGAAAGATCACCCGCTTGATCTTCGGCTGAAAGTGGGGCAAACCTGGTTGCCCCGGGATTCCGGCGGCCGGCGCGCTGCCAGCGGCCAGCGAATCGCCAGCGATCAGCGAAGCGAGCGCGGTAGAGCCGAGCCCAAATCCGACGTTGGACAAAAAGGTGCGGCGCGAAACGGCGGCGTCAGCGTAGTGGTCTAGGTTCATGCGACTTAGTTCCGGGTAAGCGTTTCGTCCAGGTTCAAGATCACGCGGGCAACCTGCGTCCACGCGGCAAGTTCGGCGGCGTCCGCCTGCTTGTCGGTCGGCTGCAGTCCGACGTTCAACAGCTCAGCGGCCGCCTTGGGATCGGCCTGGTAGATGTTGCGATTATCGGCAAGCACCTTGGTCAGCACCTCTTGCTCGAGCGGCTGAGCGTCGCGCGACAGAGCGAGCCGGAAGGCGAAGTTGATGCGCTGCGCGTCTTCGTTCGGGCCTTCGGTCAGAATTCGCGTGGCGAAAGCCCGAGCCGCTTCGACAAAGGTCGGATCGTTCAGCAGTACCAACGCGGCCAGGGGCGTATTCGACCGCGGCCGCTGCGCGGTGCATTCTTCACGACTCGGCGCGTCAAACGCTTTGAGCATCGGGTGCAAGAACTGTCGCTGCCAATGGACGTAGACGCCGCGGCGCCATTGTTGGTCGTTGGCGTCGGCGCCGTACTTCCGCTTCGGGAAGTTCAGGTGGCGATAGTAGCCGGCCGGCTGGTACGGTTTGACGCTCGGTCCGCCATATTCCAGGTTCAGCAATTCGCTGACCGCCAGGATGTTATCGCGGACCATTTCGGCCGGCAGGCGATGTCGCGACTGATGGCTGTAATAGCGATTGTACGGATCGGCGCGCCGCACCTCGGCGGTCGTTTGCGACGACTGCTGATACGCGGCGGTCATCACCATCCGTTTGACGATTCGCTTGACGTCCCAGTCGGTCGCAAAGTCGATCGCCAGGTTGTCGAGAAGTTCGGGATGAACCGGGGGCTCCCCCTGACCGCCGAAATCGTCCAGGCTCTTCGACAGACCGACGCCGTAGAACAAGTACCAAAGCCGATTGACCATCACGCGAGCGGTGAGCCCGCCGGCGCCGTTCTCGACGTCGACCAGCCAGTTGGCCAGATCCAGCCGCGTGGCGCGATCGCCGCTGGCACTGACCTCGCCCAGAAACTCCGGAATCGCCGGGGTCACAATCTCGCCGCTGTCGTCCAGCCAGTTGCCGCGGGGAAGCACCCGCATCTCACGCGGTGCGATCGACTCGGTCACCATCGTCAGTCGGGCGGCGTCGTTGAGCCGCTTGATCGCGTCGACCAGCTTCTTTTCTGCGGGCGACATGGGCGGCTTTTTCGCCGCTTCCTGCTCTTTTTTCTCGTCCGATTTCACGGCGACTTCGGTTGTCGTTTCGTTGTCTCGCTTGCGGCGCAGCTCGGATAGTTCCGCTTCCAGGCGAGCCAGTTCGGCCCGCTCGCGGCGGGTGTTGACCTTGATCTCTGGCGGCCGCTTGGTCGGCAGGGCGTTGGTTCCTTGGGTAAAGTGCCGCGCTTCGTCGACGTCGGCGAAGAAGGCGCCCAGGGCGTAGAAGTCTTTGATCGAGTAGGGATCGTACTTGTGGTCGTGGCACTGCGCACAGCCGACCGTGGCGCCCATCCAGACCAACGAAACGTTGCGGACGCGGTCGGCGGCGTAGATCGCCAGGTATTCCTTCTGCTGCAGGCCCCCTTCGTGCGTCGTTTGCAACAGGCGGTTATAGCCGGTCGCAATTTTCTGATCGATCGTGCTGCCGGGCAACAAATCGCCGGCCAGTTGTTCGCGGGTGAACTGGTCAAACGGCAGATTGTCGTTCAGCGCGTCGAGCACATAGTCGCGATAGGGCGAAATGTTGTGATCCTGATCGCCGTGATAGCCGACCGTATCGGCGTAGCGGACCAGGTCGAGCCAATAGGCCGCCATTCGTTCGCCGTAGTGCTGCGAAGCGAGAAGCCGGTCCACGACCTTTTCAAAGGCGTCCGGCGAGTCGTCGGCGAGAAACGCGTCGACGTCCTGGGGCGTGGGCGGCAGACCAGTCAAGTCGAACGTTACGCGGCGGAGCAGGGTCACCTTGTCCGCAGCGGCAGCAGGCGAGAGGTCGACCGACTTCATCTTGTCGAGTAGAAAGCGATCGATCTCGGTTTGCGACCAGGCGTCGTTGTCAACCGTCGGCGCGGCGTGCGGCTGCGGCGTCACATAGGCCCAGTAAGGCGCATAC from Blastopirellula retiformator encodes:
- a CDS encoding DUF1802 family protein, encoding MPPTNIPYAIKEWDVVCAALRAGKQYVLLRKGGIQEHDDQFRAEHDAFWFWQTRFHQSPDQLNDAGQEILDQLGGKHSGGNRFAVDLLAQVDQVRYVTQETKLDELEELHILSDDALRMRFHYRELGLYLFLVRIYAAPQAKVFVETPEIAGCKSWIKLPEPPPAADLKPVLTDDQFAAVKQKFESLLA
- a CDS encoding PSD1 and planctomycete cytochrome C domain-containing protein, which codes for MPMKSLSTFACLALPLLIAAPAAAQKKLDYNQDVRPILSENCFYCHGPDSAHRQADLRLDEEASAKEYALIPGDLDGSDFYQRIISDDADLQMPPHESGKKLKPAEVALLKRWIEEGAEYAPYWAYVTPQPHAAPTVDNDAWSQTEIDRFLLDKMKSVDLSPAAAADKVTLLRRVTFDLTGLPPTPQDVDAFLADDSPDAFEKVVDRLLASQHYGERMAAYWLDLVRYADTVGYHGDQDHNISPYRDYVLDALNDNLPFDQFTREQLAGDLLPGSTIDQKIATGYNRLLQTTHEGGLQQKEYLAIYAADRVRNVSLVWMGATVGCAQCHDHKYDPYSIKDFYALGAFFADVDEARHFTQGTNALPTKRPPEIKVNTRRERAELARLEAELSELRRKRDNETTTEVAVKSDEKKEQEAAKKPPMSPAEKKLVDAIKRLNDAARLTMVTESIAPREMRVLPRGNWLDDSGEIVTPAIPEFLGEVSASGDRATRLDLANWLVDVENGAGGLTARVMVNRLWYLFYGVGLSKSLDDFGGQGEPPVHPELLDNLAIDFATDWDVKRIVKRMVMTAAYQQSSQTTAEVRRADPYNRYYSHQSRHRLPAEMVRDNILAVSELLNLEYGGPSVKPYQPAGYYRHLNFPKRKYGADANDQQWRRGVYVHWQRQFLHPMLKAFDAPSREECTAQRPRSNTPLAALVLLNDPTFVEAARAFATRILTEGPNEDAQRINFAFRLALSRDAQPLEQEVLTKVLADNRNIYQADPKAAAELLNVGLQPTDKQADAAELAAWTQVARVILNLDETLTRN
- a CDS encoding DUF1501 domain-containing protein, encoding MNLDHYADAAVSRRTFLSNVGFGLGSTALASLIAGDSLAAGSAPAAGIPGQPGLPHFQPKIKRVIFLCMSGGPSQFETFDNKPELTRLDGQAMPESYTAGQPIAQLQGKELKCLGAMTKFKKYGQGGVEISDFLPWHAKMADDICVVRSMVTEQINHDPAHTFMNTGSVISGRPSMGSWINYGLGSETNELPGFVVLSSVGGRNPQPIASRQWGAGFLPSRYQGVEFSSTGDPVSYVRNPPGVNAGQQRQIVDAVGQLNRQRLDQLQDPEIATRISAYEMAYRMQMSVPDLTDMSDEPQSVLDMYGATPGDGSFASNCLLARRLAERGVRFIHLYHRGWDHHGDLKKFMGVCCGLTDQPTYALVQDLKQRGMLKDTLIVWGGEFGRTPMFQGKGGVGRDHHIKGFSMWMAGGPVKGGTTYGATDELGYNAVENVVHVRDLHATMLHLLGIDHHRFSVKFQGLDMKLTGVEPARVVKEVLA
- a CDS encoding aminotransferase-like domain-containing protein; translation: MPDDASPSNADQRRLYDQVASHIARLIEQGTLRPGDRIPSVRRMRGQMSVSLSTVTHAYRLLESRGLIEARPKSGYFVRDTAFRVPPPPKASRSNIRPLRVNVSRLSRRLHDVLASPEVIKLGAVVPDVELLPMQRINRLLMQTLQRFPEMGHRYDVPIGHAPLRHEIARRMIDAGAEVSPDEIVTTTGASEAVYLALHAALRPGDTVAVESPSYFGILEKLETTGIRVIEVACDPEVGVDVDAIERLAQEGRIQGAVVVANFNNPLGCRMPDDAKKRLVDVMCQHQLPLIEDDIFGELHFDTGVRPKALKAFDRDGFVLYCSSFSKTISPGLRVGWCAPGIYQDAFVQAKIAINPAGSIAMQAAAAKYLETAGYDLHLRRLRRTLHERTRIVASSVYEHFPEETRATAPQGGQVLWIELPRGFDSVQLFEEAAERNISVAPGVLFSPGDRFRNFLRLNCAIQANARVEQAIIELGRLAKKQLAM
- a CDS encoding MFS transporter; the encoded protein is MAKGLLAAIFRKRPGVRRMSAWNLRETTTLVAVIAILAGIEWVGRNDSTELKDLAFAILLVTTVRLVFSRYFCRRVRWASSLSRQLRRLWNRITAAVRYDWGLDLRRSPAIDRGLPRLFLIAPLLAVLALAVATLFATLSGVTFRETVPLVSYLAYLAPTAAVWGALLLLVFGAAFSPGFVLFDALLVYGKRPERESFRWSIAFASVVAGGVLALTLLAPTWIATAIWGFALTLSLGANWFTPAWRPDCLWRKSGSDVRSMPMYLFLTVTDLLVGMVPAIPVAIALGGEAIGLPSHFESSPISTGLGRLAIWYGSFAYLASTLLMESHYFLARVSDPSREAPLQLHFSGVDRPRQRRELRQVARRNRWKVRFAPTTPDRLDVRLQIAESTSAASESNVICLHLDDLKAEETMVRILRRDQVQKRRVLVKGIELIFRRAAARKDRDGSGYWLAPHYWFFPGLTRDVVSTDDANSLDVIPPLYRDVMPRSVRHHFFEICQALGVDLIFVEDGVDFYAVRRVLRVMFERYDIDAGRRPLEEVHFSGLPKVRVLIHEFAIDQSPRKTKYPEPSYQYLGRARIVHIYRDRGDDEEETPTPETPEFLLSPVGSF